A genomic segment from Vibrio panuliri encodes:
- a CDS encoding PaaI family thioesterase: protein MSVQIPRNHAQCVICQQPFFTDHVIEFQPTAQGVVRAEIVATSQVQGYVGVMQGGLVTALHDSAMLHCLFAEGVTAMTAKLETRFHHPVPIGETLIVEAKHVMSKRNVHYLQSEVRCGETLCSSAKSQFISIS from the coding sequence ATGTCAGTTCAGATCCCACGTAACCACGCACAGTGCGTAATTTGTCAGCAGCCCTTTTTTACTGATCATGTAATTGAGTTTCAACCGACCGCACAGGGTGTGGTTCGCGCAGAGATTGTAGCAACTTCTCAAGTGCAGGGCTACGTTGGCGTGATGCAAGGTGGGCTAGTGACAGCGCTGCACGATAGCGCAATGTTACATTGTTTGTTTGCTGAAGGGGTCACGGCTATGACCGCTAAATTGGAGACGCGTTTTCATCATCCGGTGCCGATTGGTGAGACCTTAATTGTGGAAGCTAAGCATGTGATGAGCAAAAGAAATGTCCATTACTTGCAAAGTGAAGTGCGATGTGGGGAAACGCTATGTTCAAGCGCTAAAAGTCAGTTTATTTCCATTAGCTAA
- a CDS encoding DUF134 domain-containing protein, producing the protein MARPKIHRQICTRAPYSCFKPNGVPMAELQHIELLAEELEALRLADQEGLSQLDAAAQMGVSRQTFGNIIKRARAKVSECLVNGHALILQPE; encoded by the coding sequence ATGGCTCGTCCTAAAATTCACCGCCAAATCTGTACCCGAGCGCCATATTCATGCTTTAAGCCTAATGGTGTACCGATGGCAGAATTGCAACATATCGAGCTACTCGCTGAAGAATTGGAAGCGCTGCGACTGGCGGATCAGGAAGGATTGAGCCAACTCGATGCCGCAGCTCAAATGGGGGTCTCTCGTCAAACCTTTGGCAATATTATTAAGCGCGCCCGAGCCAAAGTGAGTGAATGCCTTGTCAACGGGCACGCTTTAATCTTGCAGCCAGAGTAG
- the nqrM gene encoding (Na+)-NQR maturation NqrM has translation MTLLLTLVGFIAVIALMAIGVMFSRKPIEGSCGGLAQLDIERECNCKEVCAEHSKTLYQIQEPGQS, from the coding sequence ATGACCTTACTTCTCACGTTGGTTGGTTTTATCGCTGTGATTGCATTGATGGCGATTGGTGTCATGTTTTCGCGCAAACCAATTGAAGGAAGTTGTGGTGGTTTGGCCCAACTAGATATTGAGCGTGAATGTAATTGCAAAGAAGTGTGTGCAGAGCACAGTAAAACACTTTATCAGATCCAAGAGCCGGGGCAGTCTTAG
- a CDS encoding NifB/NifX family molybdenum-iron cluster-binding protein yields MIYAIPTRDFQVANHFSRSPNVVIFDDEHHTHQLIQLVETPSQCGKKKQWVEILNAYQVDAVVVRSIGKKMLKRLFDMQMKVLVSPAKAQVQHLDFNTLEEVKSIEYGREPRKQSSCCGSKKSAKPSMLLNPASTSFGAIKRISK; encoded by the coding sequence ATGATATACGCTATTCCTACTCGCGACTTTCAAGTTGCCAATCACTTCTCACGCTCACCAAACGTGGTTATCTTTGATGATGAGCATCATACACACCAGCTAATTCAATTGGTTGAGACGCCTTCTCAGTGCGGCAAAAAAAAGCAGTGGGTCGAGATCTTAAATGCCTATCAAGTTGATGCGGTCGTCGTACGTTCTATTGGCAAAAAAATGCTCAAGCGTTTGTTTGATATGCAGATGAAGGTGTTGGTCTCTCCAGCTAAAGCTCAAGTACAACATCTTGATTTTAATACACTTGAAGAAGTAAAAAGCATTGAGTATGGTAGAGAGCCACGCAAGCAAAGCTCTTGTTGTGGAAGCAAAAAATCAGCAAAACCATCAATGTTATTGAATCCGGCTTCAACCTCATTCGGGGCGATAAAAAGGATCAGTAAATGA
- a CDS encoding 3'-5' exonuclease, whose product MSISSAANSIIVLDFETTGLSPQQGDRAIEIGAIKLHQGEVVDRFQSLMNPGFRVSGFIEGYTGITNTMLADAPSCAEVMDQFADFIQGSNLLAHNASFDQRFLDAELQLINRDYKGKFACSLLVSRRLHQESHSHRLGDLVKYHQIENDGVFHRALADAEMTARLWQVQLATLQEKYAIADPSFELLVKVGKTAKASVDQMLQKEARKIVLRS is encoded by the coding sequence GTGTCTATATCCTCTGCTGCTAACTCAATTATTGTGCTCGATTTCGAAACGACGGGGCTTTCACCGCAACAAGGCGATCGCGCAATTGAGATTGGTGCGATTAAGTTGCACCAAGGAGAAGTGGTTGATCGCTTTCAGAGCTTGATGAATCCGGGTTTTCGCGTCAGCGGTTTTATAGAAGGCTACACGGGGATCACCAATACCATGTTAGCCGATGCGCCTAGTTGTGCAGAGGTGATGGATCAGTTTGCTGATTTTATTCAGGGCAGCAACCTTCTCGCGCACAATGCATCGTTTGATCAGCGTTTCCTTGATGCTGAACTGCAATTGATCAATCGTGATTACAAAGGCAAATTTGCATGCTCTTTGTTGGTATCGAGACGCCTTCATCAAGAGAGTCACTCACATCGGTTAGGGGACTTAGTCAAATACCATCAGATTGAAAATGATGGAGTATTTCACCGCGCATTAGCCGATGCAGAGATGACGGCAAGACTTTGGCAGGTTCAGTTAGCAACCTTGCAAGAAAAGTATGCGATTGCTGACCCTAGTTTTGAGCTTCTGGTAAAAGTAGGCAAAACTGCCAAGGCTTCGGTTGACCAAATGCTGCAAAAAGAAGCACGAAAAATTGTACTGAGATCTTAG
- a CDS encoding methyl-accepting chemotaxis protein, whose translation MFNSIRTRIAVTAGAAMAFTLLIAMGMTTNAFTEVNRQISHKVTDQLTEATTSHLRFTASEESKIIANDLFPVTRSLSQLRSIMEQSAFDGAGADALVNHFIAALKAQDEAVFAGYMVFEQKTWPIETEAAAAAAFSPDGHLAPFFSPNSEGGFDALGMESFTNTALNANGERIDDWHLAPYETGRPFVMEPYMYPVRGKQELITTISQPIRLNGKIIGSLGFDLSLHKLQGQSETLAKELFEGQGNIIIASWGGATLANSKLPTSVGKKVPSLLYKQWSDIQDLATRSEIGMMTQNGQEYAVTSIQTSGAPWVVIVSVPTEVLQKSITDFTHWNEEMNSSALEKGVWAGVLAMLAGVLAMTVIATSLGRVLSNLVERFKDVAQGEGDLTYRLEVKGKDETAQLAQWFNAFLARMQEMIRAAKETALQVDHHAGEGKASGEMAKDKLNTQLNEVNSLATAINEMTAAAQEVANSAVQAASAAGEVQVSSRNGMDRMDNAAHAMEALAEQVSDAQQQTLSLAQSSANIQGILTEIGGIAEQTNLLALNAAIEAARAGQAGRGFAVVADEVRNLANRTQSSTEEIRAMLARLEQDTQSIVGLMQTSSQQAADTKGETEAAQIALAEINQAIEIINDMNNQIASAAEEQSLVAEEINRNVVIINDTAIDVTDTMTQSVDISHELSHGAAELHQELNKFKI comes from the coding sequence ATGTTTAATAGTATCCGTACACGGATCGCAGTCACGGCAGGCGCAGCAATGGCGTTTACCCTATTGATCGCAATGGGGATGACAACCAATGCGTTTACCGAGGTCAACCGACAGATCTCACACAAAGTGACAGATCAGCTAACTGAAGCAACTACTTCTCACCTACGTTTTACCGCTTCTGAAGAAAGCAAAATTATCGCTAACGATCTTTTTCCTGTCACTCGTAGCTTAAGTCAATTGCGCTCAATCATGGAGCAAAGTGCCTTTGATGGCGCTGGTGCAGATGCGCTGGTAAACCACTTTATCGCTGCGCTAAAAGCACAAGATGAAGCAGTTTTTGCGGGTTACATGGTTTTTGAACAAAAAACGTGGCCAATCGAAACAGAAGCTGCTGCTGCGGCAGCATTTAGCCCAGACGGGCACCTAGCACCATTTTTCTCGCCAAACAGTGAAGGTGGTTTTGATGCGCTAGGCATGGAAAGCTTTACCAATACTGCTTTAAACGCTAACGGCGAACGTATTGATGATTGGCATTTGGCTCCTTATGAGACGGGTCGTCCATTCGTAATGGAACCTTATATGTACCCAGTACGTGGTAAGCAAGAGCTTATCACGACCATCAGCCAACCAATTCGCCTTAATGGCAAGATCATTGGTTCGCTGGGCTTTGATCTATCACTGCATAAACTGCAAGGTCAAAGTGAAACCTTGGCGAAAGAGCTATTCGAAGGGCAAGGCAACATCATCATCGCGTCATGGGGCGGTGCGACACTGGCGAACAGCAAGCTGCCGACCAGTGTGGGCAAAAAAGTACCCTCGCTACTCTACAAACAGTGGAGTGACATCCAAGATCTCGCGACTCGCTCTGAGATCGGCATGATGACGCAAAATGGTCAGGAGTATGCGGTTACCTCTATCCAAACTTCTGGCGCTCCATGGGTCGTGATCGTTTCAGTGCCGACGGAAGTTCTGCAAAAGAGCATCACTGACTTTACCCATTGGAACGAAGAAATGAACAGCAGTGCGCTTGAAAAAGGCGTTTGGGCGGGCGTTTTAGCCATGTTAGCCGGTGTACTTGCTATGACGGTAATCGCCACCTCTTTGGGCCGTGTTCTATCCAATCTGGTTGAGCGTTTCAAAGACGTTGCTCAAGGCGAAGGTGATTTAACCTACCGCTTAGAAGTAAAAGGAAAAGATGAAACCGCGCAACTTGCGCAATGGTTCAACGCGTTTCTAGCCCGCATGCAAGAGATGATTAGAGCCGCCAAAGAGACCGCACTGCAAGTTGACCATCACGCTGGTGAAGGTAAAGCCAGTGGCGAAATGGCAAAAGATAAACTCAACACCCAGCTTAATGAAGTTAACTCTTTGGCAACCGCTATTAACGAGATGACGGCAGCAGCGCAAGAAGTGGCAAACTCGGCGGTACAAGCCGCTTCAGCTGCCGGCGAAGTGCAAGTAAGCAGCCGTAATGGTATGGACCGCATGGACAATGCCGCCCATGCAATGGAAGCGCTTGCAGAGCAGGTCAGCGATGCTCAGCAGCAAACTCTGAGTCTTGCTCAGTCTAGTGCCAATATCCAAGGCATCTTGACTGAAATTGGTGGCATTGCAGAGCAAACCAACCTACTAGCGTTAAACGCAGCTATCGAAGCAGCACGTGCAGGTCAAGCTGGTCGAGGTTTCGCCGTTGTTGCCGATGAAGTGAGAAATCTTGCCAATCGCACACAAAGTTCAACGGAGGAGATCCGCGCGATGCTCGCTCGTCTAGAGCAAGATACACAGAGTATTGTCGGTCTCATGCAAACAAGCAGCCAACAAGCAGCCGATACCAAAGGTGAAACCGAAGCGGCGCAAATTGCCCTAGCAGAAATTAACCAAGCGATTGAAATCATCAATGATATGAACAACCAAATCGCGTCTGCGGCAGAAGAACAAAGCCTTGTCGCTGAGGAAATCAATCGCAATGTGGTGATCATTAACGACACGGCAATTGATGTGACAGACACCATGACGCAGTCGGTCGATATCAGTCATGAACTCTCTCATGGCGCGGCAGAACTGCACCAAGAACTGAACAAGTTCAAAATCTAA
- a CDS encoding GFA family protein, producing the protein MSYPIKASCQCGQVSYQLKAAPQMVVACHCKECQKLATAPFSVTAMVRASDIDFSGELAEWSRKADSGNINSAKFCPRCGNRVLHYNPAEPDMIKLKLKPVHYQEDGIFEPKVHVWVKEKVSWYVIPEGVKTFEEQP; encoded by the coding sequence GTGAGTTATCCGATTAAAGCAAGTTGCCAATGTGGGCAAGTCTCATATCAACTTAAAGCCGCACCGCAGATGGTGGTGGCGTGTCACTGTAAAGAGTGCCAAAAACTCGCTACTGCGCCCTTTAGCGTGACTGCGATGGTAAGGGCAAGCGATATCGATTTTTCAGGGGAACTGGCTGAGTGGAGTCGTAAAGCGGACAGTGGCAATATCAATAGCGCCAAGTTTTGTCCTCGTTGTGGTAATCGAGTGCTGCATTACAACCCTGCCGAGCCGGATATGATTAAGCTCAAACTTAAACCTGTGCACTATCAAGAGGATGGTATTTTCGAGCCCAAGGTTCATGTGTGGGTGAAAGAAAAGGTCTCTTGGTACGTTATTCCTGAAGGTGTCAAAACCTTTGAAGAGCAACCCTAG
- a CDS encoding FeoB-associated Cys-rich membrane protein — MFSQEIQFWDIATVVVVVGIAAYYLYRKLIAKKNHGDCSSCPSCDKSSKR, encoded by the coding sequence ATGTTTAGCCAAGAAATTCAGTTCTGGGATATTGCCACGGTAGTTGTGGTGGTGGGTATCGCCGCTTACTATTTGTACAGAAAGCTTATCGCTAAGAAAAACCATGGTGATTGTAGTTCGTGTCCTAGTTGCGATAAGAGCAGTAAAAGGTAA
- the feoB gene encoding ferrous iron transport protein B, translating into MQRSKILLAGQQNAGKSTIFNMLTGARQHVANYPGVTVDKKTGYFSNESGSFELVDLPGTYGLTSFSLEERVARKALREEQADCVLNVIDAANLSRSLHLTLQLLELELPLVIALNMMDVVRKAGLDIDVERLKQQLNVPIIECIGRLGKGVEAISAEVAHAQVSSVKVDYPLLDEAISVISHQLFSLNIDQLPSARWLSLRLLENDQEAYNWLENQLDKVSYQELEAIVAIEQEGLLAKLDGEINDYIVAQRQKLVSSIVSSCLKQITAEEKTALTPKIDRIVLSRWGAPIFLISTVFIIYQSAIVYGYELTNYWWPYLAALREMIASILPEAGFLHDPYVRSLGLWIVDSANTLLNYIPIFLILFSLIAIIEDSGYMARIAFIADKALNKFGLHGQSTLPMILAGVFAGGCAVPGVMATKGIPDNRARLATIMTVPFMNCLAKVPLYTLLLGIFFVEDKSLMLFYISTITIIAALLVAKLLTTTVLRNQEPSPFVMELPRYNLPTVRSVVTRAVERTWIYIRKVGTIVLAVSTVIFVLLQFPGISEESEAKYQARAEKAVAKFERSIAKTDYADTLEQQMIPDLVNFYTDFKAAKLNAKGAKASKQVNQDFKLRNELFFSVIAPAKGDKSAKTVSRSLRKLVSERKKIRREMKEERLEASLLGSMGRSLEPVTQYAGFDWKINVALFSSFAARESSVATLGVLFQPDEDSNQKLEERMGSSSELSSHGELAAVALILFFILYPPCLATVMMIKVQTGEYKWMLLSIFLPTLLGFTVATTVYSIGTAFNLSGVAMMSGAYFTGVLGLILVVIKDRFVKGKSHGDIPIKMVE; encoded by the coding sequence ATGCAAAGAAGTAAAATTTTATTGGCAGGCCAGCAGAACGCGGGTAAGTCAACCATCTTCAATATGCTGACAGGAGCAAGGCAGCATGTTGCGAATTATCCCGGTGTAACGGTCGATAAGAAAACAGGCTATTTCAGTAATGAGTCAGGTTCTTTCGAACTGGTGGACTTACCCGGGACATACGGCTTAACCAGTTTCTCGCTTGAAGAAAGGGTGGCGCGTAAAGCATTGCGAGAAGAGCAAGCTGACTGTGTTTTGAATGTGATTGATGCGGCTAACTTAAGTCGCTCGCTACACCTAACATTGCAACTGTTAGAGTTGGAGTTGCCATTGGTGATTGCACTCAACATGATGGATGTGGTGCGAAAAGCCGGTCTTGATATTGATGTTGAACGTTTAAAGCAGCAGCTTAATGTACCGATTATCGAGTGTATTGGACGTTTAGGTAAGGGAGTTGAAGCGATTTCTGCCGAAGTCGCACATGCGCAAGTAAGTAGCGTTAAGGTGGATTATCCACTGCTGGATGAGGCGATTAGCGTCATCAGTCATCAGCTTTTTTCTCTAAATATTGACCAGTTACCGAGTGCTCGCTGGCTAAGTTTGCGTTTGCTGGAAAACGATCAAGAAGCGTATAACTGGCTTGAAAACCAGCTAGACAAAGTGAGTTATCAAGAGCTTGAGGCTATCGTGGCTATCGAGCAAGAAGGGCTGTTGGCGAAGTTGGACGGCGAGATTAATGACTACATCGTTGCTCAGCGGCAAAAGCTCGTGTCTTCAATTGTTTCGTCGTGTCTTAAGCAGATAACCGCAGAAGAAAAGACCGCTCTTACGCCTAAAATTGACCGTATTGTACTAAGCCGTTGGGGCGCGCCTATTTTCTTGATCAGTACGGTGTTTATTATTTATCAGAGTGCGATCGTTTACGGCTACGAGTTGACCAACTATTGGTGGCCGTATCTCGCAGCATTGCGTGAAATGATTGCCTCGATATTGCCAGAGGCGGGCTTCCTTCATGATCCTTATGTGCGTTCATTAGGGCTTTGGATTGTTGACTCGGCAAATACCTTACTGAACTACATCCCTATATTCCTGATTCTATTCTCTTTGATCGCCATTATTGAAGACTCAGGTTATATGGCGCGTATTGCTTTTATCGCGGATAAGGCCCTGAATAAATTTGGCTTGCATGGTCAAAGTACTCTGCCAATGATTTTGGCGGGTGTGTTTGCTGGTGGTTGTGCGGTGCCCGGAGTGATGGCAACCAAAGGGATTCCTGACAATAGAGCCCGTCTTGCGACGATCATGACAGTGCCATTTATGAACTGTTTAGCGAAAGTGCCGCTTTACACGCTATTGCTTGGTATTTTCTTCGTCGAAGACAAATCTTTGATGCTTTTCTATATCTCGACGATCACCATTATCGCTGCTTTGCTGGTTGCGAAGTTACTGACTACAACAGTATTGCGTAATCAGGAGCCTTCGCCATTTGTAATGGAATTGCCACGTTACAACTTGCCGACAGTAAGAAGTGTGGTGACTCGCGCGGTAGAACGTACTTGGATTTATATCCGTAAAGTGGGCACCATTGTGTTGGCGGTTTCTACGGTGATCTTTGTATTGCTCCAATTCCCGGGTATCTCAGAAGAGAGCGAGGCAAAATACCAAGCGAGAGCGGAAAAAGCTGTAGCAAAATTTGAGCGTTCGATTGCTAAAACCGATTATGCCGATACGTTAGAACAGCAAATGATTCCTGATTTAGTTAACTTTTATACCGATTTTAAAGCGGCGAAACTAAACGCCAAAGGTGCAAAAGCGTCAAAACAGGTTAACCAAGATTTCAAACTTCGTAATGAGCTGTTCTTCTCGGTGATTGCGCCTGCGAAAGGGGACAAATCTGCTAAGACAGTCAGTCGTTCACTTCGTAAGCTGGTTTCAGAACGTAAGAAGATTCGCCGAGAAATGAAGGAAGAGCGCTTAGAGGCATCGTTACTCGGTAGCATGGGGCGCAGCTTAGAACCTGTCACTCAGTACGCGGGCTTCGATTGGAAGATAAACGTAGCGCTGTTCTCTTCTTTCGCTGCGCGGGAAAGCAGTGTGGCAACGTTGGGCGTATTGTTCCAGCCAGATGAAGACAGCAACCAGAAGCTTGAAGAGCGTATGGGGTCGTCATCGGAACTAAGCAGTCACGGCGAGCTTGCAGCTGTCGCATTGATTTTGTTCTTTATCCTATACCCACCTTGTTTGGCTACTGTGATGATGATTAAGGTGCAAACGGGTGAGTATAAGTGGATGTTGTTGTCGATATTCTTACCGACGCTGCTTGGCTTTACTGTCGCAACAACAGTGTACTCCATTGGTACGGCCTTTAACTTGAGCGGTGTAGCCATGATGAGTGGCGCTTACTTTACGGGTGTATTAGGGCTGATATTAGTGGTGATCAAGGATCGCTTTGTCAAAGGTAAAAGTCACGGTGACATACCGATAAAGATGGTGGAGTAG
- a CDS encoding FeoA family protein, with protein MKQMLTELKPGEVARVVGHQSQGLVRQRLLDLGLIPQTEIKFIRYAPLGDPIEIKVGYTHVVIRASEAETVIVESQA; from the coding sequence ATGAAACAAATGCTTACGGAACTTAAGCCGGGAGAGGTTGCACGTGTTGTTGGCCACCAATCTCAGGGACTAGTGAGACAACGTCTGCTCGATCTAGGTTTGATACCTCAAACAGAAATCAAATTTATACGTTATGCCCCTTTGGGTGATCCAATCGAAATTAAGGTTGGTTATACCCATGTGGTCATTCGCGCCTCGGAAGCGGAAACCGTGATCGTAGAGAGCCAAGCCTAG
- a CDS encoding DUF4198 domain-containing protein, with the protein MKKISLLVGTAALAVSAASHAHFQLLYTPTSQLEKPTTVDMKLVFGHPMENGHVMDMGAPEEFFVMFKDKKTDLLSKLKKITWTGPDNQADAYQVDYKVTRNGDYAFALVPAPYYEAGEGVYIQQITKRYINKGALPTGWDKPLGLKTEIVPKNKPYQVFAGSTFTGQVLSEGKPAAGVECEIEWINTKIDSKANAFAKENFSATPASAIVAVTDDNGMFTFGIPKAGKWGFACLGSGPDTEYKGKELSQDAVLWIEAQDL; encoded by the coding sequence ATGAAAAAGATTTCACTTTTGGTTGGCACAGCTGCACTAGCAGTTTCAGCGGCTTCTCACGCACACTTCCAACTACTTTATACCCCAACTTCTCAATTGGAAAAACCAACCACGGTTGACATGAAACTTGTATTCGGTCACCCAATGGAAAATGGTCATGTCATGGACATGGGTGCGCCTGAAGAGTTTTTTGTTATGTTCAAAGACAAAAAAACTGACTTGCTGAGCAAACTGAAAAAGATCACGTGGACTGGTCCTGACAACCAAGCTGACGCTTACCAAGTTGACTACAAAGTCACTCGTAATGGTGACTACGCGTTTGCACTTGTTCCTGCTCCATACTACGAAGCAGGCGAAGGCGTTTACATTCAACAAATCACTAAACGCTACATCAACAAAGGTGCACTGCCAACTGGTTGGGATAAGCCACTAGGTCTGAAAACTGAAATCGTTCCTAAGAACAAACCTTACCAAGTGTTCGCTGGCAGCACCTTCACAGGCCAAGTACTGAGCGAAGGTAAACCTGCAGCAGGCGTTGAATGTGAAATCGAATGGATCAACACCAAGATCGATTCTAAAGCGAATGCATTTGCTAAAGAGAACTTCAGCGCAACACCTGCATCAGCAATCGTAGCCGTAACCGATGACAATGGTATGTTTACCTTTGGTATTCCTAAAGCGGGTAAATGGGGCTTTGCGTGTCTAGGTTCAGGTCCTGACACTGAATACAAAGGCAAAGAACTGTCTCAAGACGCAGTACTTTGGATCGAAGCACAAGATCTATAA
- a CDS encoding ABC transporter ATP-binding protein, whose product MNSAQPVIAIENLSHSYGNKAIYHNLNLTIEPGTKFGLLGKNGVGKSTLINLLMGYLQPQQGKCLLFGERTQDLSAQTRARIALLYEGFISYDSMSVKQVERFFSSFYPAWQKRYFDELIALMDINLNQPLSSLSFGQKSQVVLGLVLAQDADLLILDDYSMGLDAGYRQLFVDYLSDYLSGTQKTVLITTHVMNDLENLVDHIAIVDRTTEVYQSSMKEFNQRFSCYQMPSELLDKQTPLVHRYEHYRNQHLIYSFAEQSQLEQQIGTALTPVAMNFEQRFLGYVGKY is encoded by the coding sequence ATGAACAGTGCCCAACCCGTCATCGCAATCGAAAACCTTTCTCATAGCTATGGCAACAAGGCGATTTATCACAACCTAAACCTCACCATTGAACCTGGCACCAAATTTGGTTTATTGGGCAAGAACGGAGTGGGTAAATCGACGCTTATCAACTTACTCATGGGCTACTTGCAGCCTCAACAAGGTAAGTGCTTACTCTTTGGCGAAAGAACGCAGGATCTATCTGCACAAACTCGCGCACGCATAGCTCTGCTCTATGAAGGCTTTATCAGTTACGACTCTATGAGCGTCAAACAAGTCGAACGCTTCTTCTCCTCATTTTACCCTGCGTGGCAAAAACGTTACTTTGATGAACTCATCGCATTGATGGATATCAATCTCAATCAACCGCTCAGTTCACTCTCTTTTGGTCAAAAATCGCAGGTGGTACTTGGACTAGTGCTTGCACAAGACGCCGATCTATTAATCTTAGACGATTACTCCATGGGGTTAGATGCTGGATATCGCCAACTGTTTGTCGACTATCTTTCTGATTACTTATCTGGCACGCAAAAGACCGTTTTAATCACCACTCATGTGATGAACGACTTGGAAAATCTCGTCGACCACATTGCCATTGTTGACCGCACAACAGAGGTCTATCAAAGCAGTATGAAAGAGTTTAATCAGCGTTTCTCTTGCTATCAAATGCCCAGCGAATTGCTAGATAAACAGACACCTCTTGTTCACCGATATGAGCACTATCGTAATCAACATTTAATTTACTCCTTCGCAGAGCAAAGCCAATTAGAGCAACAGATAGGTACAGCGCTCACTCCAGTCGCCATGAACTTCGAACAACGATTTCTCGGCTATGTAGGTAAATACTAA